A segment of the Planctomycetota bacterium genome:
CCGAGCTCCGCCTCAGCTTCGGCGAGGCTCCGCAGGTTGTGAACGGCCACGAGTGGTCCGGTGCATGGCCCGCCATGGAACAGCGGCAGGTGGACGCCGCGTGCCGCCTCGACCTCTTCGCTGCAGGCCTCTTCGAGCGTCACGCCCAGCGGTCGATTGACGACAATGCCGAGAGCGCCGTTCAGATCGTGGCGGACGATCAGAATGATCGCTCGGGCGAAGTTCGGGTCAGCCAACGTCGCGCTTGCCAGCAGGAACTTCCCGCGCAGCGATGGCAGCGTCGGCGGCTGGGCGTTGTCGTCGGAAGACGGCATGTCACGCGAAGATTACGCCACGCCTGTCAGATCGAGAAGGTCTTTGGCGACACGCATCGCTGCGTCGCGCTTGGCGACCTTCTCCGCAGCGTCACGCATCGATGCGCGTCGCTCTGACTGGTACAGAAGCCCCTTGAGCACCGGCTGCAGCGCATCGGCGTTGGCAGCGGCGTCCTTGCGGTCGTCGACGATCACAGCGGCACCGGCGTCCGCGAGCACCTTGGCGTTGGCGGCCTGGTGCATGTCCTTGTGGAACGGATACGGCATGAAGACCGTCGGCACCGCCATCGCGGCGACCTCGGCACACGTGCCCGCGCCGGACCGACTCACCGCCAGGTCGGCCGCCGACCAGACGTCGTGCATGTCGGGCGTGAAGTCGAGCACCTTGGCCCGGCCGTTCATGGTCGTCGTCCGCCACGCCTCGCGGACGGTCTCGGCATGATCGCGGCCGGCAAGGTGGAGCACCTGCCACCCCTGGAACGGCCCGCCGCCGGTGGTCGATCGTCGGGCCGTCTCGACGATGGCTTCGTTGATCGTCTTGGCGCCCTGGCTCGCACCGGTGACGAGCAACGTGTTGAGACGCGGGTCGAGATCGAAGCGTCGGCACGCGGCATCGCGATCGCCCCGCTGCTCCATGCCCGGCCGGAGTGGCACGCCGGTCGTGAGGCATTTGTCGCGATGCTCTTGCGGGACGTGCTCGCTGGCGGCGTCGTGGCCGAGGTAGATTCGCCGGCAATACGGCATCAGGTAGACGTTGGCCTTGCCGGGAACGACGTCGGGGTTGAGGATGCCGGTGGGCAGCTTTCGTCGTCCGGCAAGCTTGACCGCCACGCCCGCCGCGTAGCCGCCGAGGCCAAGGACAGCGACGGGTTGATGCTCGTCAATGAGCTTCTTAACGAGGTCGTTCGTCGCGCGCCACGCCTGCCAGAAGCGAAGCAATCCCCCGACGCTGCGTGTGGGCGGGACGATCGGCTGTTGGACAAATGCCTCGCCGGTGGGTTCGAGGAGGACGCGATCGATCTCGCGTTCGGTGCACAGGAACAGCGGCCGGACGCTCGGGTCAAGCTCACGCATCGCCGTCGAGACGGCCAGTCCGGGATAAAGGTGTCCTCCGCTGCCGCCGCCGGCGAA
Coding sequences within it:
- a CDS encoding UDP-N-acetylglucosamine--N-acetylmuramyl-(pentapeptide) pyrophosphoryl-undecaprenol N-acetylglucosamine transferase, coding for MQEPSSGQSETGQRCVLFAGGGSGGHLYPGLAVSTAMRELDPSVRPLFLCTEREIDRVLLEPTGEAFVQQPIVPPTRSVGGLLRFWQAWRATNDLVKKLIDEHQPVAVLGLGGYAAGVAVKLAGRRKLPTGILNPDVVPGKANVYLMPYCRRIYLGHDAASEHVPQEHRDKCLTTGVPLRPGMEQRGDRDAACRRFDLDPRLNTLLVTGASQGAKTINEAIVETARRSTTGGGPFQGWQVLHLAGRDHAETVREAWRTTTMNGRAKVLDFTPDMHDVWSAADLAVSRSGAGTCAEVAAMAVPTVFMPYPFHKDMHQAANAKVLADAGAAVIVDDRKDAAANADALQPVLKGLLYQSERRASMRDAAEKVAKRDAAMRVAKDLLDLTGVA